The DNA window TCAGCAGAAGGTAGAAGAACTAGCGAGGCGATACGGTTTGGTCATGACCGGTGGTAGCGATTATCACGGCGCTTTCGGTACAGCAGTAGAGCCTGGAGCGATTGTTAGTCCTGAAGATCTACCCATCGTTAAAACTCTGTAAAGTTCCTGTAAATTTCAGTATTTTGTCGTGGCAATATGTTGTACTGTAACCAACAAATAGAATTTCTTGTCTATTCCAGACAAACCCAAAGGAGAATCGACTATGACAAAGAGAAGTTCAGCACTGGCTATACTTGTAGGATTAGCTTTACTATTAGGTGCTTGTACAGATGGCAACGCAGAGGCAGGCAAATCAGAAGTTGACGATGTGATCAAAGTAGTTTGGTATCCAAATGAGTCTGGATCGGATATGACATCATCTCGTGATGAAATTGGAGAAGCCATCGAACAAGCAACCGGTAAAGAAGTCGAACATCAGTTAACAACCGATTACGCCATTGCGATTGAAACCATGGTCAACAATAATGCGGATTTGGCATTTATGGGCGCGCAAGGCTATATTGAAGCCAAAAATGGCAATGATGCAATTGAACCTTTAGTCGTACCAACAGGAGAATCTGGCACGCTTGACGACGCGGTCTACCACAGTTGGTTAGCAGTCAATGCGGACAACCAAGAAGAGTTCATGGTGGATGGAGAATTCTCACTAGACACATTAGAGCAAAAAAAAATGTCCTTTGTTTCTAATAGCTCTACATCAGGGTTTGTTATCCCATCTTCTACCATCATCAATCATTTTGCTGACAAGCCGGGTTATGAAGACTTAGTAGCAGAAGATTTGATGGAAGGTGGTCCGTTGTTTTCTCAAGTGCTTTTTGGGAATTCTCACCAAGGCTCAGCTGTTAATTTACTAAACGACAGTGTAGAAGTGGCATCGTTTTGCGACACTTGTGCTGAAAATTACGTAGAAGTAACAGAAGGCGAAGCCAATAAAGTCGGTTCGATCTATAAAGTTAAAGACGATGCGACTGAACCATTTAACACAGTAGCAGGAAGTGAATTCGCATTGATGGATGTTATTCCTGTGCTCAATGCACCATTTGTAGCCAATTTAGACGTGATGGGTCAAGAAGATTACGATACGTTAAAAGAACTATTCAGTTCAGACGAAATTGCAAACAATGAAAAAATATTCGTTCCGGAAGAATCCGGAAAACCAGGATTGTTCTTCAAGTCAGCAAACGAACGATTTGTATCAGTTGAAGATGAGTGGTTTGATGCAATTCGTAAATTGTCGAAGTAACAACCAAAAGACAGCAGCGCATTCCTTCTACTGGGAATGCGCTGTCTGACAAACGAGGCGAGAAGGAGACGGTGAGCATGGCTTTATTGCAAATCAAAGATCTTGGTAAATCCTATAATCCCCATACGAAAATTCTTCAAGGGCTGAATTTTGAAGTGGAAGCTGGCGAATTTCTTTCTGTAATCGGACCTTCTGGTGCAGGAAAATCGACACTACTTCGATGCATTAACCGGATGGTGGAAATTGATGAAGGACAAGTTATTTTTAACGGTCAGAACGTAGGCGATTTGAATAAAAAAGAACTGCGAAAACTGCGTACTAACATGGGCATGATTTTTCAACATTATAATTTAGTGCCCCGTTTATCGGTCATTGAAAATGTATTGCATGGTCGCTTTGGCTATAAAACGACATTTCAAGGAGTATTGGGTCGATTTACAGAACAAGAAAAAGAACACGCTTTTTTCTTGTTGGAAAAGCTAGGCATTGAAGATCACGCCTATAAACGGTGCGATCAATTAAGTGGCGGTCAACAACAACGCGTCGGTATCGCGCGTTCACTGATTCAAGAACCAAAAATTGTCTTATGTGACGAACCGATTGCCTCACTCGATCCAAATGCCTCAAAAGTTATCATGGATCATTTAAAATCGATTACACAAGAACTCGGCATCACTTGTATCGTCAATCTTCACCAAGTTGAAATTGCCAAAAGTTATTCCGACCGAATCATTGGATTGAACAAAGGCGGAATCGTGTTTGATGGACCAAGTTACCGCTTACACCGAAGTCACACGGACATCATTTACGGTACTGAGACACAGACGAGCCCAGAAATCAGAGAATTGATTACGGTTTAAGGAGCAACTACAGTGAGTGAAAAAACAATAAAAGCCAATCGCAAATGGCACACAATCTTTTTTGTCTTTCTGATTGCTGTGATGACTTTTGCTTCTATCACAATTACCGACTTCAACATTTTTCATGGCATTGCGACTTTGCCAAAAGCCATCGCATGGATTTTCTCGAATATGTGGATTAGTCAGGAAACATGGGAACGCCTGCCAACCATTTTGGAGAAATTGCTGGAAACTGTTCTTGTATCGATTGCAGCCACGACTACAGGAACAGTCGTCGCATTCTTTTTAAGTCTGATGGGATCAAAAACGACAGGGAGGAGCACAATTTGGGGTGCATTTGCACGCTTTGTGGCATCTGTATCACGGAATATTCCAGTCGTGGCGTGGGCGCTAATTTTACTGCTGTCATTTGGACAAAACTCAATGACTGGATACTTGGCTTTGTTCGTAGGGTCTGTCGGATTTTTAACGAGAGCTTTTATCGAGTCCATAGACGAAGCGAGTCAAAGTGCTGTCGAGGCGTTACGCGCAACCGGGGCGACATATTTTCAAATTGTTTTTAAAGCGGTTGTGCCGCAATGTTTGCCCCAGCTGATCAGTTGGATCTTGTTTATGATTGAAACTAATATTCGCAGTGCGACCTTAGTAGGTATTTTAACGGGTACCGGCATTGGCTACACGTTCGACTTGTATTATAAAACGTTGAATTACAATGCTGTGGCTCTCGTTACCTTTAGCATCATTCTTGCGGTGATTGTCATCGAGCTGATGTCAAACTATATCAGGAAGGTGATTATTTAATGGAGGCAAGTACATACATAAAACGCGGAGCAAGTGGACGAATAGCCATCAAAATGGGAAGCAGACCCGAACGCATCATGAAATGGACGGTTACCACGCTTGTCATATTGACGGTCATTGCCTTTTTGCTATTTGACTACACAGGACTTGATTTGACGACAGCTATTCCAGAAACGCTTGATAACTTAAAAACAATGTTTTTGGAGCCGGCGCTTAGCCATTTCACATGGGGACAAGCCTTTTATCAACTAGGTGTCACGCTAGGACTGGCCTTTTTATCGACAATTCTTGGAGGAATTATTGCTTTTTTCCTAGCTTTGCTTGCAGCTGCCAATTTATCTAAGTCTTGGATTTCAAAAACAGTGCGTATCATGGTGGCTTTTATACGAGCGGTTCCTACGGTCCTGTGGGTATTAATCTTTGCCATTGCTGCAGGACTTGGTAGCGAGGCGGCCATACTTGGGATGTTGTTTCACTCGATTGCCTACTTGGTCAAAGCTTTTTCAGAAGCATTTGAAGAAGTAAATCAAGGTATTATTGAAGCCCTACGCGC is part of the Planococcus kocurii genome and encodes:
- a CDS encoding PhnD/SsuA/transferrin family substrate-binding protein, with translation MTKRSSALAILVGLALLLGACTDGNAEAGKSEVDDVIKVVWYPNESGSDMTSSRDEIGEAIEQATGKEVEHQLTTDYAIAIETMVNNNADLAFMGAQGYIEAKNGNDAIEPLVVPTGESGTLDDAVYHSWLAVNADNQEEFMVDGEFSLDTLEQKKMSFVSNSSTSGFVIPSSTIINHFADKPGYEDLVAEDLMEGGPLFSQVLFGNSHQGSAVNLLNDSVEVASFCDTCAENYVEVTEGEANKVGSIYKVKDDATEPFNTVAGSEFALMDVIPVLNAPFVANLDVMGQEDYDTLKELFSSDEIANNEKIFVPEESGKPGLFFKSANERFVSVEDEWFDAIRKLSK
- the phnC gene encoding phosphonate ABC transporter ATP-binding protein; this encodes MALLQIKDLGKSYNPHTKILQGLNFEVEAGEFLSVIGPSGAGKSTLLRCINRMVEIDEGQVIFNGQNVGDLNKKELRKLRTNMGMIFQHYNLVPRLSVIENVLHGRFGYKTTFQGVLGRFTEQEKEHAFFLLEKLGIEDHAYKRCDQLSGGQQQRVGIARSLIQEPKIVLCDEPIASLDPNASKVIMDHLKSITQELGITCIVNLHQVEIAKSYSDRIIGLNKGGIVFDGPSYRLHRSHTDIIYGTETQTSPEIRELITV
- the phnE gene encoding phosphonate ABC transporter, permease protein PhnE, with protein sequence MSEKTIKANRKWHTIFFVFLIAVMTFASITITDFNIFHGIATLPKAIAWIFSNMWISQETWERLPTILEKLLETVLVSIAATTTGTVVAFFLSLMGSKTTGRSTIWGAFARFVASVSRNIPVVAWALILLLSFGQNSMTGYLALFVGSVGFLTRAFIESIDEASQSAVEALRATGATYFQIVFKAVVPQCLPQLISWILFMIETNIRSATLVGILTGTGIGYTFDLYYKTLNYNAVALVTFSIILAVIVIELMSNYIRKVII
- a CDS encoding ABC transporter permease subunit — its product is MEASTYIKRGASGRIAIKMGSRPERIMKWTVTTLVILTVIAFLLFDYTGLDLTTAIPETLDNLKTMFLEPALSHFTWGQAFYQLGVTLGLAFLSTILGGIIAFFLALLAAANLSKSWISKTVRIMVAFIRAVPTVLWVLIFAIAAGLGSEAAILGMLFHSIAYLVKAFSEAFEEVNQGIIEALRATGANWWHIVIHAVLPSTFTYLLSWTFLRFEINFSMAVAMGAAAGAGGIGFELFMASGFYFDLREVGMITYMVLIFAIILEVFSTKMKDRYFPAAK